The Shewanella sp. KX20019 genome window below encodes:
- a CDS encoding TonB-dependent receptor plug domain-containing protein has product MTKHSHKINTISTMLIVFASTLSTAVSAENDVQTLVKSKVQPALSPKKDAATGKQKNSAPEQAAMEVIEVVGRRPTPISSQSTGSYTLNQQLIEDYQFGNGNLNDILGLLPGVQYSEESYSAEQASNIRPAEVSLSGSDGYQSGYFINGMNNNSRLSTGNASLDKNLLQDVSGHSQASFINLQLLEEIEVYDSNVPAKYGQFSGGVVSVTTKQATDAPSWSLSYRQTSDSFVTYNQFYAPDFSGEETIYQPSFSKQDMSASFSTPIGENAGLLGQLQMLKSSETKLQLGVLKPQKQTNYNGLIKYHHDISANDELEVTAIYAPYQGQYFDTYALNSNFDINGGSQSILLDWNNSNPWADIETSLSWHQSLNSKTAPSYWFNWVNLKGKDWGSYDGSQASAEGGYGSIDKTQQNITLKQDYLLNEQSFSWGETQTSFGGEIKQQTTEFDRLVDAVLYNGAVVNPNVDCAGYTLDCVETVLAKTISELERDLGRPLDLTNLDDLLLYQNNVLQTGQYFQSRQVSPMASTKVDLWAAALYAEQTFNWKSLNATLGLRYDYNDFIQQHNIAPRFRAAYDLFDSGNSVLVLGVNRYYEADLSHHKLNEAVQPSYKEVRRAYQNQPQQWQREVSSNGYRTVYQDTKTPFSDELTLAFRQSLFGGTLEAKWLARRSQDQINRVKGVNSQGEAILFAENSGSSKYQRYSLSWMASFASQHVEFNISHVKNETDKASFDGETIVSDAQRNEKLNFNYDESELVYLQQIVPDPDKPGQTKVINDLITQHDLDLAKQDYNRPFIANLSWGGGWGNWRLSAYARYSSKQDVAFATGKYLSLRQSTSICEGCVTSRTEYPLYIKGEQPAFWLLSGSIKYDLEIAKNHRITFSFDGENLTNSRTYQVNPYATGTELGRRFWLGVAYQH; this is encoded by the coding sequence ATGACTAAACACTCTCACAAAATTAACACAATCAGCACTATGCTGATTGTGTTTGCGAGCACATTATCAACAGCTGTTAGCGCTGAAAATGACGTGCAAACGTTAGTTAAGTCTAAAGTGCAGCCAGCACTTTCACCAAAGAAGGACGCAGCAACCGGTAAGCAAAAAAATTCAGCGCCAGAGCAAGCGGCAATGGAAGTGATTGAGGTGGTAGGTCGACGACCAACCCCGATTTCAAGCCAAAGTACGGGTAGCTACACACTCAATCAGCAACTCATTGAGGACTATCAATTTGGTAATGGTAACCTGAATGATATTCTAGGTTTATTGCCGGGTGTGCAGTACTCAGAAGAAAGCTACAGTGCTGAGCAGGCCAGTAATATTAGGCCTGCGGAAGTATCACTGTCTGGCAGTGATGGTTATCAATCAGGCTATTTTATTAACGGCATGAATAACAACTCTCGTCTCAGTACCGGTAATGCATCTTTAGATAAAAACTTACTGCAAGATGTCTCTGGTCATAGTCAAGCAAGCTTTATCAACTTGCAGTTGTTAGAGGAAATTGAAGTCTATGACTCCAATGTCCCTGCCAAATATGGTCAGTTCTCTGGCGGAGTGGTTAGCGTTACCACTAAACAAGCAACGGATGCACCAAGTTGGTCGCTTAGTTATCGGCAAACCTCGGATAGCTTTGTGACTTACAATCAGTTTTACGCGCCTGATTTTTCAGGAGAGGAGACGATTTATCAGCCGAGTTTCTCTAAACAAGATATGTCGGCCTCGTTTTCTACGCCTATAGGTGAGAACGCCGGTCTTTTGGGCCAACTGCAAATGCTAAAGTCATCAGAAACCAAGTTACAACTGGGTGTGCTTAAGCCTCAAAAACAGACTAATTATAATGGGCTGATTAAGTATCACCATGATATTAGCGCCAACGATGAGCTGGAAGTCACTGCTATTTACGCGCCGTATCAAGGTCAATATTTTGATACCTATGCCTTGAATAGTAACTTTGATATCAATGGCGGCTCACAGAGTATCTTATTGGATTGGAATAATAGTAATCCATGGGCTGACATTGAAACCAGTCTGTCTTGGCATCAAAGTCTCAATAGTAAAACCGCACCGAGTTATTGGTTTAATTGGGTTAACTTGAAAGGTAAAGATTGGGGGAGCTATGACGGCAGTCAGGCTAGCGCTGAAGGTGGTTATGGCAGTATCGATAAAACCCAGCAAAACATTACGTTAAAGCAGGACTATCTGCTCAATGAGCAGTCATTTTCATGGGGTGAAACTCAAACAAGCTTTGGCGGAGAAATTAAGCAGCAAACCACTGAGTTTGACCGCCTTGTCGATGCCGTTTTATACAATGGTGCAGTGGTTAACCCTAATGTTGACTGCGCTGGCTACACCTTAGATTGTGTCGAAACCGTGTTGGCTAAAACTATTTCAGAGCTAGAGCGAGATTTAGGCCGCCCGTTAGACTTAACCAACCTAGATGATCTGCTGCTCTATCAAAATAACGTATTGCAAACGGGTCAGTACTTTCAGAGCCGACAGGTTTCACCTATGGCCAGCACTAAAGTCGACTTATGGGCTGCTGCGTTATATGCAGAGCAAACGTTCAACTGGAAGTCATTAAATGCCACCTTAGGTCTGCGTTATGATTACAACGACTTTATTCAGCAACACAATATTGCACCTCGTTTTAGAGCTGCATACGATCTGTTTGATAGTGGCAACAGTGTGCTGGTATTGGGTGTTAATCGCTATTATGAAGCCGATCTTTCTCACCATAAATTAAATGAAGCAGTACAACCTAGTTATAAAGAGGTGAGGCGAGCCTATCAAAATCAACCACAGCAGTGGCAACGCGAGGTTTCTTCAAACGGTTACCGTACTGTCTACCAAGACACCAAAACACCTTTTAGCGATGAATTGACCTTAGCATTTAGGCAGTCTCTTTTTGGAGGAACGCTTGAAGCTAAATGGCTTGCGCGTAGAAGCCAAGATCAAATTAATCGAGTTAAAGGTGTCAACAGTCAAGGAGAGGCGATTTTATTTGCTGAAAATAGTGGTAGTAGTAAATACCAAAGATACTCCTTATCTTGGATGGCAAGCTTTGCCAGTCAGCATGTAGAGTTCAATATCTCCCATGTAAAAAATGAAACTGATAAAGCAAGTTTTGATGGCGAAACGATAGTAAGTGACGCACAACGAAACGAAAAACTAAACTTTAACTATGATGAAAGTGAACTGGTTTACTTACAGCAAATAGTGCCAGACCCCGATAAACCCGGTCAAACAAAGGTTATCAATGATCTCATCACTCAGCATGATTTGGATTTAGCCAAGCAGGATTACAACCGTCCGTTTATAGCGAACTTAAGTTGGGGTGGAGGCTGGGGTAATTGGCGCCTATCAGCTTATGCCCGCTATAGCTCTAAACAAGATGTGGCCTTTGCTACAGGTAAGTATTTGTCATTACGGCAATCGACCAGTATTTGTGAGGGCTGTGTGACTAGCCGTACTGAGTACCCACTTTATATTAAAGGTGAACAACCAGCTTTTTGGTTACTCAGTGGCAGTATTAAATATGACCTTGAAATAGCTAAAAACCATCGTATTACATTCAGTTTTGACGGTGAAAACCTCACTAATAGCCGTACCTATCAAGTTAACCCATATGCAACTGGCACAGAGCTGGGTCGCCGCTTCTGGCTAGGCGTTGCATACCAACATTAG
- a CDS encoding cadherin-like domain-containing protein codes for MYHNKSSLLPYLITTLSLSILTACGGSSSGNSAPIFSESSMAVSLAEDSTQTISTSATDADGDLLTYSVGNAPARGALQLNPQTGVASYTPNSNYFGSDSFEVLVSDGSKDSSLTVSLTITAVNDAPVFNGDTLLVSGNEIKAGSVSATDVDEDTLSYALVKAPENGQLTLDATTGEVSYQLEQLLEVDDVVIISVSDGIEEVQKRFQITTNLASNADRAYYYYTSELSHLKQAAAISENLNDDINQSVINRSLAIGYATAELTTQVDELLNASKIISAPVFADTKLRVANEYQQLGKVDEAETLRGEAKSIYNQYLASKGVNSFNGDDVSFYIDLSKSYRAAGDEISATGIFDIVDLLFSSVLSQEYNRAALVAFFGYSRQIEELIKIWEQTNSDNDIAFALLNLDKLYDYANRIGYQNVSNDRNGNLGKPFHSVRQVALVQIIEFYTRLNARDKAKAAAADLLALHGVVNYDPLYPREASLYSAVSMVEYPAGVAFNIQPIVVLYPEIDPAIFIEGIPEASWMRAYAASEAADAKLMALAQIEPDGNKALALVLDSRDEAQLRNHFTNLVNYGSSTPGLAIYRLRMADYAGAVLALEEAETLVSSAEYVQQNLFRQGFVTGNVGCQKLIEVYDELALDDSDNAAQYQQATVRVAKMCVALAKQYYADGVDGTDVSIEDAVQANSQLIEFLYPRGLEAEIEQVLAVAETNLAKYDTDSSVRIDLLKQIAGSAFKGGDYARANIYYDRTIDLIIALEKRAADSFLSAITERFLDQRGSENNYPLFIEKIDQKAGLHADYAALYSHARAQLKKLIDANLALLNTASNQTQINYVPFFATQLAGAAFYQEAQALMQNQHLGPVEKAAIQTKVATALANQNHFPVQSVATVDTDHDGLPNFFSASATEAQIQASGLVLDSDSDNDGYSDLDDSKPLDPAVH; via the coding sequence ATGTATCACAACAAGAGCTCATTGCTGCCTTACCTTATTACAACTTTGTCACTTTCTATTTTAACTGCCTGTGGTGGCAGCAGTAGTGGCAACAGTGCTCCAATTTTTTCAGAGTCATCAATGGCTGTTAGTTTAGCGGAAGATAGCACGCAAACTATTTCGACTAGCGCTACAGATGCCGATGGAGATCTACTCACTTACTCTGTAGGCAATGCTCCTGCTCGCGGCGCATTGCAGCTTAATCCTCAAACTGGAGTGGCAAGTTATACACCTAATAGCAACTATTTTGGCAGTGATAGCTTTGAAGTGCTTGTGAGTGATGGCAGTAAAGACAGCAGTTTAACTGTGTCGCTAACCATCACTGCGGTGAATGATGCACCTGTGTTTAATGGCGATACACTGTTAGTCAGTGGTAATGAAATTAAAGCCGGCTCGGTGAGTGCTACTGATGTTGATGAAGATACATTGAGCTATGCCTTAGTGAAGGCACCTGAAAATGGTCAGTTAACGCTGGACGCAACCACTGGAGAGGTCAGTTATCAACTCGAACAGCTGCTTGAGGTCGACGATGTGGTAATTATTAGCGTCTCTGATGGCATTGAAGAGGTGCAAAAGCGTTTTCAAATTACCACTAATCTTGCCAGCAATGCTGATAGAGCTTACTACTACTATACCTCTGAGTTATCACACTTAAAGCAAGCTGCCGCAATCAGTGAAAACCTCAATGATGATATCAATCAGTCTGTTATTAATCGCAGTTTAGCGATTGGCTACGCCACTGCTGAGCTAACGACACAAGTGGATGAGCTGCTTAACGCCAGTAAAATAATTTCAGCTCCCGTTTTTGCCGATACAAAACTACGAGTCGCCAATGAATATCAGCAGCTTGGAAAAGTTGATGAGGCGGAAACGCTAAGGGGTGAAGCTAAGTCTATTTATAATCAATATCTCGCATCTAAAGGTGTTAATAGCTTTAACGGTGATGATGTGAGCTTTTATATCGATCTCTCTAAGTCATATAGAGCGGCAGGTGATGAGATCTCGGCAACGGGCATTTTTGATATCGTTGATCTGCTGTTTTCATCCGTATTAAGTCAAGAGTATAACCGAGCGGCTTTAGTCGCATTTTTTGGTTACAGCCGACAAATTGAAGAGCTCATTAAAATTTGGGAACAAACTAATAGCGATAACGACATAGCGTTTGCTTTGCTTAACCTCGACAAGCTCTACGATTACGCTAACCGTATCGGTTATCAGAATGTCTCTAATGACCGTAATGGCAACCTAGGTAAGCCGTTTCACAGTGTTCGCCAAGTGGCATTAGTCCAAATAATAGAGTTCTACACTCGTCTTAATGCTAGGGATAAAGCCAAAGCCGCGGCTGCCGACCTGTTAGCTCTGCATGGGGTTGTTAACTACGATCCGCTATATCCACGAGAGGCCAGCTTGTACAGCGCGGTCAGTATGGTTGAGTATCCTGCGGGGGTCGCTTTTAACATCCAACCGATTGTGGTGCTTTATCCTGAAATTGACCCAGCAATTTTTATAGAGGGGATCCCAGAAGCCAGCTGGATGCGAGCATATGCAGCATCGGAGGCTGCTGATGCCAAACTGATGGCACTTGCGCAAATAGAGCCTGATGGAAACAAAGCCTTAGCATTGGTGCTCGACAGTCGAGATGAAGCGCAACTAAGAAATCATTTCACCAACTTAGTTAACTATGGCTCAAGTACTCCAGGTTTGGCTATCTATCGTTTGCGTATGGCAGATTATGCTGGTGCAGTATTAGCGCTAGAAGAGGCTGAAACCTTGGTTTCCTCTGCAGAATACGTACAGCAAAATCTTTTTAGGCAGGGTTTTGTTACAGGTAATGTCGGATGCCAAAAGCTAATTGAAGTCTATGATGAGCTAGCGCTTGATGACAGTGACAATGCCGCGCAATATCAACAAGCTACCGTCCGTGTCGCTAAAATGTGTGTCGCGCTCGCGAAGCAATATTATGCCGATGGCGTTGACGGCACTGATGTGAGTATAGAGGATGCAGTTCAAGCAAATTCGCAGCTTATTGAGTTTCTCTATCCGCGTGGATTAGAGGCTGAAATAGAGCAAGTTTTAGCTGTAGCCGAAACCAACCTAGCTAAGTATGACACTGATTCATCGGTAAGAATTGATCTACTGAAGCAGATTGCGGGCTCCGCTTTTAAAGGTGGCGATTATGCCCGGGCCAACATTTACTATGATCGTACTATTGATTTGATCATTGCGCTTGAAAAGCGCGCTGCTGACAGCTTTTTAAGTGCAATCACAGAGCGCTTCTTAGATCAAAGAGGTAGTGAGAATAACTATCCGCTATTTATCGAGAAAATTGACCAAAAAGCAGGATTGCATGCCGACTATGCAGCGCTATATAGCCACGCAAGAGCGCAGTTGAAAAAGTTGATCGATGCGAACTTAGCCTTATTAAACACCGCTTCTAATCAAACCCAAATCAATTATGTGCCCTTCTTTGCGACTCAGTTAGCCGGTGCTGCTTTTTATCAAGAAGCACAAGCATTAATGCAAAACCAGCATTTGGGACCCGTTGAAAAAGCGGCGATCCAAACCAAGGTTGCTACGGCATTAGCGAATCAAAATCACTTCCCTGTGCAATCGGTGGCAACAGTTGATACCGATCATGACGGTTTACCTAACTTCTTTAGTGCATCAGCTACTGAAGCGCAGATCCAAGCATCTGGCCTTGTCTTAGATAGCGACAGTGACAACGATGGCTATAGTGATTTAGATGACAGTAAGCCTCTAGATCCTGCAGTACATTAA
- the rsmI gene encoding 16S rRNA (cytidine(1402)-2'-O)-methyltransferase, which yields MDLSVALYIVPTPIGNLGDISSRAIEVLNQVSLIACEDTRHSGKLLSHFGIETRKTALHDHNERDRAQWIIQKLGYGESVALISDAGTPLISDPGYHLVKQVREAGFNVIPLPGPCAAITALSASGLPSDRFTFEGFLPSKEKGRLDKLSALKEDPRTLIFYESPHRIVHSLESIAAALGEDREIVMAREVTKTFETFLSGPVGEVLQTVKDDPNQQRGEIVLMCHGHRSDEESEFSTVVIETLKLLCEELPLKKASAIAGQIYGIKKNALYKHGLAIGL from the coding sequence ATGGACCTGTCGGTCGCGCTTTACATTGTTCCCACGCCAATCGGGAATTTAGGGGATATAAGTAGCCGTGCAATTGAGGTGCTTAATCAAGTGTCGCTCATCGCCTGCGAAGATACACGTCATAGTGGTAAGTTGTTGAGCCACTTTGGTATTGAAACGCGTAAAACCGCGTTGCATGATCATAACGAACGCGATAGAGCGCAGTGGATCATTCAAAAGTTAGGCTATGGTGAGTCAGTCGCACTTATCTCTGATGCTGGCACGCCACTGATATCTGACCCAGGTTATCACTTGGTGAAGCAGGTACGTGAAGCGGGCTTTAATGTGATCCCACTGCCAGGCCCTTGCGCAGCCATTACCGCATTGAGCGCTTCAGGTTTACCCTCAGACCGTTTCACTTTTGAAGGTTTTCTCCCCTCTAAAGAGAAAGGCCGCTTAGATAAACTCAGCGCGCTTAAAGAAGATCCACGCACCTTGATTTTTTATGAATCACCGCACCGTATCGTCCACAGTTTAGAGTCGATTGCAGCTGCACTCGGCGAAGACCGTGAAATTGTGATGGCGCGAGAAGTGACCAAAACATTTGAGACCTTCTTGTCGGGCCCTGTAGGCGAAGTTTTGCAAACGGTTAAAGACGATCCAAACCAGCAACGTGGTGAAATAGTATTGATGTGTCATGGCCACCGCAGTGATGAAGAGTCAGAGTTCTCTACTGTGGTGATTGAAACGCTAAAGTTATTGTGTGAAGAGCTGCCATTAAAAAAGGCATCAGCGATTGCTGGGCAGATCTACGGCATTAAAAAGAACGCACTTTATAAGCACGGATTAGCGATCGGTCTCTAA
- a CDS encoding penicillin-binding protein activator: MLKRLNSTKFISIAILSAVLFGCGTPTAPVKTEKTQVSLSAVTMASSQYLALAANEKNRETRDKYVLLAAHALLNEGNANAADKTLTSIAQEITQKPELLAEHKYLSARVLEVISTYDHALKTLDYPSTWTLPNWQWVSYYQFKARLYQHINQPIEQVRQLSLLSQYLPTTQAFEVNDEIWRSLQPISEKTLLSFRDDRSNPTFQGWVQLAYIAKHYAINPNDLVRQLGSWQQLNPNHPAAAKLPTDLEKALNTKPYQPKNIAVLLPLTGPRAVVANTVKQGIIANYMATGDDSVAVNFFDTALGAQLAYQQAVTAGAEFIIGPLLQSEVEQLQNMDSAPTTTEQRGSSTTATRAITPTTTTPVAKKSIPQLYLNHIDDFTPQDDKFFFALSPTDEAIDAAQRLYNDGIEQPLLLVSNDAVGHRMAESFSEAWQQLTQKPAEIHYYDGGDKMKVTVQKALGVIDSKERIARIKAILTPKIEADFRSRRDIDAIYMISASRDLLLLKPFIDVNFSVFAQPVPLYTTSRSRIESNTRETATELNHLTISDIPWLITPNTETRMVNELWPNWSNSRKRLYIMGYDALDLVGKLAQMRALPGYQFSGRSGTLSVQGDGTINRQLSWGRYQRGNLRPL; the protein is encoded by the coding sequence GTGTTAAAAAGACTGAATTCAACTAAATTTATCTCAATCGCGATTTTATCTGCAGTTTTATTCGGTTGTGGAACTCCTACGGCTCCCGTAAAGACTGAAAAGACACAAGTTTCTTTGTCTGCTGTGACAATGGCGTCATCACAGTACTTGGCGCTGGCGGCCAACGAAAAAAACCGTGAAACTCGTGATAAGTATGTTTTATTGGCGGCACATGCACTTCTCAATGAAGGTAACGCCAACGCTGCAGACAAAACATTAACGTCTATTGCGCAAGAAATCACACAAAAACCTGAGCTGCTAGCAGAGCACAAATATCTGAGCGCACGTGTTTTAGAGGTAATTTCGACCTATGACCATGCACTGAAAACACTCGACTACCCTAGCACTTGGACACTACCGAATTGGCAATGGGTGAGCTATTACCAATTCAAGGCGCGCCTCTATCAACATATCAACCAGCCGATAGAGCAAGTAAGACAGCTAAGCTTATTGAGCCAGTACTTACCCACTACACAGGCTTTTGAGGTCAATGATGAAATCTGGCGGTCCTTGCAGCCCATTAGCGAAAAAACGCTACTCAGTTTTCGCGATGACCGTAGTAACCCCACTTTTCAAGGTTGGGTACAATTAGCCTATATCGCTAAACATTACGCGATTAATCCCAATGATTTGGTTCGTCAACTCGGCAGCTGGCAACAGCTAAACCCCAACCATCCAGCGGCAGCTAAATTGCCTACGGATCTAGAGAAAGCGCTCAATACTAAGCCCTATCAACCTAAAAACATTGCGGTACTATTACCACTAACGGGCCCACGAGCCGTTGTTGCAAACACCGTTAAACAGGGCATTATTGCCAATTACATGGCAACGGGTGATGACAGTGTTGCTGTTAACTTTTTTGACACAGCACTTGGAGCACAACTTGCTTATCAACAGGCGGTAACTGCTGGTGCTGAGTTTATTATTGGGCCGCTACTACAGTCAGAGGTGGAGCAGTTACAGAATATGGATAGTGCTCCCACGACAACAGAGCAACGGGGCTCAAGCACCACAGCAACGCGAGCGATCACACCGACAACTACAACACCTGTAGCGAAAAAGAGTATTCCGCAGCTGTATCTAAATCATATCGATGATTTTACGCCACAAGATGACAAATTTTTCTTTGCACTATCACCAACAGATGAGGCTATCGATGCCGCGCAACGACTCTATAACGACGGCATAGAGCAGCCATTATTACTTGTGAGTAATGATGCTGTTGGCCACCGCATGGCTGAGAGTTTTAGCGAGGCTTGGCAGCAATTGACTCAAAAACCCGCCGAAATTCATTACTATGATGGCGGTGACAAAATGAAGGTCACGGTACAAAAAGCATTGGGTGTTATTGACAGTAAAGAGCGCATTGCACGCATTAAAGCGATCTTAACACCCAAAATAGAGGCTGACTTCCGCTCTCGCCGTGATATTGATGCTATTTACATGATCTCGGCTAGCCGCGATTTGCTGCTATTAAAACCGTTTATTGACGTCAACTTCAGTGTATTTGCACAGCCAGTGCCGCTTTACACCACCAGCCGCAGCCGAATTGAAAGCAATACCCGTGAAACGGCAACCGAATTGAATCATCTGACTATTAGTGACATTCCTTGGTTAATAACCCCTAACACTGAAACTCGTATGGTGAATGAGCTATGGCCGAACTGGAGTAACAGTCGTAAACGCTTGTACATTATGGGCTATGACGCACTCGATTTAGTCGGTAAACTTGCACAAATGCGCGCACTACCCGGCTACCAGTTTTCCGGCCGTAGTGGCACACTATCAGTTCAAGGTGACGGAACGATTAACCGCCAGTTGAGCTGGGGTCGTTATCAACGAGGTAACTTGCGCCCACTTTAA
- a CDS encoding YraN family protein, with product MKERTAVKGQAAENAARQYLEQHGLKFVERNVRYRFGEIDIIMRDGKDWVFIEVKYRTHTQYGGAVNALSLAQTQRLRKAASHYIQLNRIDAICRFDVIAADPSGIQWIRDAF from the coding sequence TTGAAAGAGAGAACAGCCGTGAAAGGACAAGCTGCTGAAAATGCCGCGCGGCAATATTTGGAACAACACGGACTTAAGTTTGTCGAACGAAACGTGCGCTATCGTTTTGGTGAAATCGATATTATTATGCGCGACGGTAAAGATTGGGTATTCATTGAAGTTAAGTATCGCACCCATACCCAATACGGCGGCGCGGTTAACGCATTAAGCCTTGCTCAAACGCAACGCTTAAGAAAAGCCGCGAGCCATTACATTCAATTGAACCGAATCGACGCTATCTGTCGATTCGATGTTATCGCCGCCGATCCCTCAGGCATACAATGGATCCGCGACGCTTTTTAA
- a CDS encoding phosphoheptose isomerase: MLERIKDSFTESIQTKIDASEALPESIAKAAEMMVHCLLSGNKILACGNGGSAGDAQHFSAELLNRYEIERPPLPAIALSCDTSTITAIANDYSYDEIFSKQIMALGQPGDILLAISTSGNSGNVIKAMEAALSRDMTIVSLTGKDGGAMAGLLSVNDVEIRVPSKVTARIQEVHLLAIHCLCDNIDRTLFPQDESA, from the coding sequence ATGTTAGAGCGCATTAAAGACAGCTTTACTGAATCTATTCAAACCAAAATTGATGCTTCTGAAGCATTGCCAGAGTCAATTGCCAAAGCGGCAGAGATGATGGTGCATTGTTTGTTAAGCGGCAATAAGATCTTAGCTTGTGGTAATGGCGGTAGCGCTGGTGATGCGCAGCATTTTTCTGCCGAGTTATTGAATCGTTATGAAATAGAACGTCCACCTTTACCTGCTATCGCATTGAGCTGTGACACATCAACGATCACCGCGATTGCGAACGACTACAGTTATGATGAAATTTTCTCCAAGCAAATAATGGCACTCGGTCAGCCCGGTGATATTCTGCTCGCCATTTCAACCAGCGGTAACTCTGGAAACGTGATTAAGGCGATGGAAGCAGCACTTAGCCGCGATATGACCATAGTGTCGTTAACCGGTAAAGACGGTGGCGCAATGGCAGGGCTATTGAGTGTCAACGACGTTGAGATCCGTGTGCCGTCAAAAGTGACAGCCCGCATCCAAGAAGTACACTTACTGGCGATTCACTGCTTGTGTGACAACATTGACCGCACGCTATTCCCGCAGGACGAATCAGCATGA
- the dolP gene encoding division/outer membrane stress-associated lipid-binding lipoprotein — MIKLLPLIAILLMLQGCAGAVMVGAVGGVMMVNDERSFQTQLDDTNADFNISSALSSHDDLKNQANVSGIVMNSNVLMIGQAPNSMLRDKAIRTVQELKIGGKIHNQIRIGNPTSFTTRSNDTWITTKVKSRMLSEDNLDVTNIKVVTENGEVFLIGLVERQQADLAVDVARNTAGVRKVIKVFEYTDS, encoded by the coding sequence ATGATAAAGCTGCTACCGTTAATTGCCATACTGCTCATGCTGCAAGGCTGTGCGGGCGCAGTAATGGTGGGGGCTGTTGGTGGCGTCATGATGGTCAATGATGAGCGTAGTTTTCAAACTCAGCTTGATGACACTAACGCCGATTTCAACATCTCTAGTGCGCTATCATCTCATGATGACCTAAAAAACCAAGCCAATGTCAGCGGGATTGTGATGAACTCAAATGTATTGATGATTGGTCAAGCGCCCAACTCAATGCTGCGAGATAAAGCGATTCGCACAGTACAAGAGCTTAAAATTGGTGGCAAGATCCATAATCAAATTCGGATCGGCAACCCCACCTCCTTTACCACTCGTAGTAATGACACTTGGATAACCACCAAGGTGAAAAGTCGCATGCTCAGTGAAGATAATCTCGATGTCACTAACATTAAAGTGGTCACTGAGAATGGTGAGGTATTTCTCATTGGGTTAGTGGAGCGCCAGCAAGCCGATCTTGCTGTGGACGTTGCCCGAAATACAGCCGGCGTGCGCAAAGTGATTAAGGTATTTGAGTACACCGACTCGTAA
- a CDS encoding DMT family transporter, with product MRSNVTIGIGLLVFGNLFSALYDVSIKWMPEGSNAATFLLLRQVLSVLMLLPIWFIARRPTTSHLKLHLFRANTGAMGAVCLIMGLMALPIATVSSLFFSAPLIIVLLGCVFLKERVTPWQWLATIFGFIGILILLRPSEINWFGVAVLISASTFAINQLALRKLPDTEDPTVTLMLYNALSIPLVIVMVAVQGLEGLSWSLVAIAGLSSGFLLAYHWFCVLAYRRAQASQIAIAEYAGLLFCVFFGWLLFGEWLDALSWVGAGFIVLPSLFIPWLSHKILNSSAKKIIEHNAR from the coding sequence ATGAGGTCAAATGTCACGATTGGCATTGGGTTGCTGGTGTTCGGCAATCTTTTTAGTGCGCTGTACGATGTGTCGATTAAATGGATGCCAGAGGGCAGTAACGCGGCAACTTTTTTGTTGTTGCGGCAAGTGCTGTCGGTATTGATGTTACTACCGATATGGTTTATCGCCCGTCGTCCAACAACCTCTCACCTTAAATTACACCTTTTTAGGGCTAACACCGGTGCTATGGGGGCTGTGTGCCTCATCATGGGATTGATGGCGCTACCCATCGCTACGGTGAGTTCACTATTTTTCTCGGCACCGCTAATCATAGTGCTGTTGGGGTGCGTGTTTTTAAAAGAGCGGGTGACCCCATGGCAATGGCTGGCAACCATCTTCGGATTTATTGGCATCTTAATTCTACTAAGGCCGAGTGAGATAAATTGGTTTGGCGTTGCGGTACTTATTTCGGCATCTACCTTTGCGATCAATCAGCTGGCATTGCGAAAGTTGCCGGATACAGAAGATCCAACAGTGACATTGATGCTTTATAACGCGCTGAGTATTCCGCTAGTGATAGTGATGGTTGCTGTACAAGGGTTAGAGGGGCTAAGTTGGTCGTTAGTGGCCATAGCTGGCTTAAGCAGTGGCTTTTTGTTGGCATATCATTGGTTTTGTGTATTGGCTTATCGACGTGCACAAGCGAGCCAGATAGCGATTGCGGAGTACGCTGGACTTCTATTTTGTGTGTTCTTTGGTTGGTTGTTATTTGGGGAGTGGCTGGATGCATTAAGCTGGGTTGGCGCAGGTTTTATTGTACTGCCGTCGTTATTCATTCCTTGGTTAAGCCATAAAATACTGAATAGCAGCGCAAAAAAAATCATCGAGCACAATGCGCGATGA